From Cucumis melo cultivar AY chromosome 3, USDA_Cmelo_AY_1.0, whole genome shotgun sequence:
ATCGAATAATGTAGTTTACTTATAAATCTAACAGAAGCTTATAAgttagagaaaaataaattatagaaCAAAATGGAAGATTTTCGTTGAAGTTCTTGACCACAAGAAAGATGCAAAAGAAATCCCACATCACAAGGGAAAATAGGGAAAATGGCGAATGATACTTTTAAAGAGATGGTTATCTCTGATTCTCGGTCATTTGGTATCTCTACTTTATAAATCAAAATTGTGAACATAGCATATATGCATGTTTTTATTCTCTTAAATTTTAGTAGAAAAATTTGGGACACTAATTCGAGGAATACTTTCAAAATTCTAATACACAATGTacatttttgtcattttatctAATCTCAAATAGGAAGCTAATGGTCTTTTGATATTAAGTTAATGATCCTTGAATATACAGTGCAGATCTCTCAGCAAAGAAGATATTTCTCTCTTAATGTTATCTGGGATATATGTTGCTATTGTGTTAGTTGATCAACATAGATTGAGGTATAGTGCATTTATAATGTTCAAAATTCCCCACTGTTTTTTCGTGATGTAACTACTTATAATTCAAATACGATCCTCACCTTTCACCACCGATTGCCTCTTCTTAGTTTTAGTTCTAAAATTCAGTTGccacaattttcatataactagTTCCTTTCGGATATGTGTCACAGTGGGTCTTGGCTGGAGGACATACTCGTGTCAGGTATCTGTGATAGCGACTCCAGCTATACTGGTTAGTAAGGCCACATTCTCACTTGATCAACTGCTTACGAATGCTTGTGATGTATTACTCTCTCTGGACCTGATATATTAGTTCGAATTATTTAGTCATTGCCAATGAACGTGTTCTTCAGGTCACTATATTGTGGTTTGTGGCTATGATGCTGTTGcggatgaatttgaaatcagaGATCCTGCAAGCACTAGGTTCTATCATTCGCTTAGTTTATAATAAATCTCTTCATTTTATTAAAGTAATCTCTGGCATTTTTTATTCTAAAGTTAAATAAGATGAGTAGTTACATCTCTGGTACATTACCAGTACCGTCAATATGTTTTAATTATCTAAAATCTTAATAATTGAATAATACATAGGTTGGTCCACGGCAATCATGCAAGGAAATTTTACCGATGTTAGCTAACCTCAATGCTTCCTAGATATGTGCTCTTTATATTAACTGAGGTTATCGTCAAGATGAGAATTGCGTATTGATAGCAATAAAGTTCTCAATAATTTATAGCCTGCCTATCATAATTAAAACTACTATCTTTGACAAGATATTGTGTTTTTAAGACAACTCATATAGATTTCTTTTGTATTGGCAGTCTGTTCATGATTATTACGATTGTTTATTTAATAGCATGATTATTACGAATTAGGCTGCCCTCTTTAGTGGTTTCAATATGTCCCTAAAAAGGAGATTGTATTCTTAAGACTTCAATCTGATTTATGGGTATTGATAATTGACTTTAGATAGTTATAAAAAGTTAAGACACTAATACAACAAAGTTTTGCAGAAAGCACGTGAGGATCTCTTCAAAATGTCTAGATGATGCACGCAGATGCTTCGGTACTGATGAGGATATCTTATTGGTACTTTTTTAACCAACTTCATCTTGTTATCTGTTCTCTGGCAATTTGAAAATCGAAAATAACAGACTCAGTTCTATCTTTTGTCTAGTCTATTTTGTCTTGACTTTGACATTTTTGGGACGATGCTCAACTCATTGTGATTTCTCTTTCATATCATCAATGGTGTAAACGTGACCAGATAAATTGACTGAACtttgaaaatgaaatttgaagAACCTGTTCACAAAGGAGTAGGGCGACCCAAAAcaactatattttataatacCAGTTTGATAACTTAGTGAACCCCAATTTAAACTGAAAAAaaacatagtttttaaaaacttattttggtttttttaattttgattgtGAATTAATATGAAAACCATTATAAAGAAATTGTAAGAAAACAAATGCAATTTTTGAAAGTCAAAAGTAGTTATCAGAAAAGAGTCTAAAGCTGTTCATGAactattatattttcttttggaTTTGATTGTGTGTATAGGTATCTTTGGAGAAGAGCGGAAAGCAAATGACAGAATCACCTCATCTTTCTCCGAACGTCAACATCAACTGCTgagtatacatatatatactatATACGTTTGATTAAAATGTGATTAATACCTAGGAGAGTATTGAAAATCTGTATTATGTTCTTCACTGTATAGTTCATtgatttcttttcttccattttaTTTATAGTGAATATATATCCATATTTGTATCAACATCAACTGCTGGGTGTATTGATTGTAAAAATGGCATCATATTTTTACTCATAATCTAATCGTCTTCAGGGTGTGTTTGACAACATGCTGCTATTCACTTCATGTTATAAGGTATAAGTTATGTCCCTCGATTCTCATTCTTTTTGCAGTCCCACATAAATCTCCTCCTTTAGACAGCCCCCATCCCATTCTTTCTCCATCATTCCATGTCCAATTTatacaaatctaaacaataatAAATCCCTTGAAGCTATAATGTGTAATTAGATAGAAATGCAGAAAGATGAGAGAAAAGTATATATGAAAAGATTGAACCAAGATAACAGTAATATTACATATAAATCAATGATACAATGTTAATAATTATGTTCCTAGATATAGTGTGATTACTATTATAGAAGTGATTCTTTAATTGAAGCTTATGTAAAATTAGAAATTGAGCCTAACTTAAGTATGGTACCACCCGTCATGAAGATGatttttaataagaaaatatggCCATAAAGTCAAGTTTTACGATTTGATTGAAACATAATGGAAAGGTAACACTTAATTTTCCATAAAACTGATAAACAAATCACGTTCATTTATAGAGACAGAAAAACTTTGCTTTCCTCTTTAGGATAATATTTCTTTAGTTAAAGATTATTGGTTCAGCTTGTAAGGAAATAGAGCTTGAAACAAAAATTGATTGTTATCGAAAACATTTAGGgcatttttgttttatattttagaatcaATGTAGCTCGAACTTTATGTTCTGTAATTGCTTGTGCTAAAAATTATAGACCCTTGTTGTCgttaaataataatgtttatcttttaaaaaaaaattggaagaaTTCAAGAAGATCTAGATATTCATGTTTGTTTTGCATATTTATGAATGAGTATGCTTATTCCaactaaaaaatttatatatttaatttgatataattaaaGGTTGTTTAAATTGACTTTGAGAAAAGAATATTCTCGAAAATACTCATTTttgtttaattcttttaatGAAAATCATTTAAAATGTGGTTGAAACATTTTAATCCTTTTCAGAACGGTTTATTTTCTAGTTTTACtgtaaaagaataataatcTCCAAATTTTGGATCAAACTATTGTTTTCAAGAAGCGATTGAGttaataattattgtaatttcTGATAATTTATTAGAATCACCTCTCATTTTCAATAACTCCCTTATTACCAAAATGGAAAacttaaaatagaaaaagtggGGAAGTAATCTTTTTGTGGAATATatgaacaataataatattgcTTTTAAAAAGGTAAAGCaacacaaaaattaaaaaagagaaataaaaaatagaaatagataCAGTTGGGAATTGGTGGGATTGATGATTCATGAGATGTGGGGAATGGATGGATGGAGGTTGAGTTTTATATATTTGGACTATGATGAAATATCCATGTGACACGTGGACCCATCTAAATATTTGAACATGTTATGATCATCTTCTTTAGGAAAAAATAGATTAAATCATAACACTAACACCTTATGTTTTTGTTAATGTAAAATGGGCCCAAAACTTAATAATGTACAACACTCACTCACTCCACACCCACTCTCTATCACACActtctttttctcattttggtggtacattttgaatttttcaaccacttttcttttcttctctatgttactattttaatattttacattATTAATTGATTTACCACTTCTTTGCATTGGTTTCGAAATGGTCTTTCTCAACTGTACAACCCTGAGACCAACCATTGAACgcatatattttaaatattatggTTTTAGGTTTGTCATCTCAGGGAAAGACTTCTTTTTCTCTATGCTCAAATCATTTTAGTTATAAGTTTCGTTTTTCTCCATTTTTACATTAAACATATCTTAACTGGGTACATTTTGAATAAGAGAAACAAAAACCAATTTATATCGTACCTCGGCTTAAAATACCAAACTATACTTTTCTAagtaaatcaaattaaattctTACTTTTCTTTAACCGTACTTTTTGGAAAAATcatttttgaaagaaaaatatttcaCATGACAATGTATTATTGGACAGTCGTCCGAACTACACAAGATAGTTACagctttcttcttttattatttcgataatgaaaatatttctttttttcttttataaaaccTTCAATTAGTGAATATGAACTTCAAATTTTGAATCGGGACTCTCTGCCCTTCCCTCTCTTGGATAAATAATGAGTGAGAGCAAGACTCTTTTTTGGACTTCATGTTGTCAAACAACTGGACAATATTTCaagaataaattaaaagaacaaTAATTATGTGTTTGATATAGTGGAAACCAAAATTAGAACTTTACAAtaccaaaaaaggaaaaagggttTGAAGGTAATATGGGTGTGGACAAGAGGAAACATTAATATCTAACCACTAGTGCTTTACACAAGTGATTGGTTGATGTAAACAAACCTAGAGATAATATTAGAACATCATGTAGCTGGGTTTCCATATATGTaattaaaataacttttaacttttttcttttttttttctttcaagtgAAATGATATTTCAATAAGTGTATTTAAAAGTGTTAGAATTAATGGACTTACCTATTGGAAGATTTGATATAAATATTCTTTCAATATTTATCTCtttgtatttttctatttattttccttttgtacCTACtgtattattattaaaaaataataacaacaaaataATCGTGGTTTTTCTTTCGATACTCGGGTTTCTACGTAAATTGGTGTGTGCTTTTTGTCTCTACTTTTAGTATGGTATTAGAGAGCAACATTGAACACACTCTAGAAACCCTAGAAAACACAACCAATGATGGACATCAAATAGAGGAGACAACCAACAGTTTTAGTGCCACCTTCGATGCTTGAATGAGTGCTGCCATGAATGAATGGTTCCGCCTCCTTCAGAAAATGTTGAAAAATGCATTCCCATCAAATCTCCAGCCATATGCACCACCGAAAACCCCTCACGGTCCTTTACGCACCGCCGACGGAGCTGCACGCGTCGCTCCTTCCTCCTCATATGGCATCGACCATCCCATTTGTGCAACTTTTTTCTTCATCTACGGCCTATAGTGCTCCCCACGCCCCGATTTGTGTACTGCCACCTAATTTCGGCCGACAACCACCGCTTCTGCCACCAAATCTGCATGCCCTACCACCAACTAACCTAAGTCATCATCCCGATGTTAAGAAACCTCAAACTCACGCAACATTTGTGATTGGTGGATCTTCGACACATTCCAACCCTAACGTTCAAGCTTCCTTGGGAATAGCTCAACAGCAACTGGAAGGGCTTCAACAACAGATTGCAACAATTAAGGCTACCTTAGGGACAACATCCAATACTTCTATACCGATGTATCCTGAGAATTCGGTAACCTCATTTCCTACTTTATCCTCTCCTTATGTGACTAATGTAGTGGCTTAGTCTACCGTGTATCATCTTTAAGGGGACAAGTTGAATGACAATAAtcatttctcattatctcagcCTCATATGGTCCTTGAAGGACGACATAAATTTGGCTTTTCTCACACAGAAAATACCTTGCCCTTCACCGGATAACCCACAAGAACGATACTAGAAGGCAGAGGACTCTATTCTTCGATCCATATTGATCAACAGTATGGAATGCCAGATTGGCAAGTTGTTACTATTTGCTGCAATAACCAAAGATATTTGGGACACAACCCAAACATTTTACTCCAAACATCAGAATGCCTCTCACCTATACATGTTGAGGAAGCAGGTATATGATGCAAGCGAGGAGCCATGAATGCCACATCCTTTTTTAACAAGTTTTCTCTTATTTGGTAACCTATGTAGAGAACTAGACTGGAGAGATCACAGTAATAGTTTCTAGTACTCTAGACTTGAAGAGATTGACAGGATTTATGACTTTCTTGCTGGTCTTAATCCTAAGTTTGATATCGTTTGAAGGTGTATACTAGGCCAGAGATCGATTCCCTCCCTTATGGAAGTCTATTCTGAAATCCACCTCGAGGAAGATCACAGAAGTGCTATGAATATTTCTACGACTCCTATTATTGACTCCGCTACTTTTAGTGTGAGGTTCTCTACCAATGACAGTGACAAGCACAATGGAAAATCAATTCCTATCTGTAAGCATTGTAAAAAAACAATGGCATGCCAAAGGATAGTGTTGGAAGTCACATGGTTGTCCCTCATGAGATAAGAAACACCCTCCCAATGACAAACAGAACACAGGGCGGGCGTATGTGAGCGAGTCTGCTGGATCTTTTCAACCACCTGGTTCATACGGAAACTAGATCGATCACAGTCACGGTACTCTAGGTGTCATTGTACAATCAGGTATACCTCAGTTCTTTGGTCTTGTTAGTGTTGATGGAAAGAACCTCTCGATTCTGAATTCTGGCGCCACAAATCATTTAACTGTGTCCCCTGAACATTTTGTGTCTTATATTTCTTGTGCTGGCAACGAAACAATTAGACTTGCAGATGGCTCCTTAGCCTCCATTGTCTTATATTCCTCATGATGGCTCCTTGTCCAATCAAGTATACCTCAGTTCTTCAATCTTGTTAGTGTTGATGGAAAGAACCCCTCAATTCTAGATTCTAGCACCACAAATCATTTGACTATGTACTCTGAATATTTTGTGCCTTATATTCCTTGTGCTGGCAGCGAAACAACTAGACTTGCAGATGGCTCCTTGTCCCCCATTGCTGGAAAGGGAAAGATTTCTCCATATGCCTAGTTGTCCTTAAATAATGTTTTGCATGTGCCCAGACTGTCTTATAATTTGCTTCTATAAGCAAGATTACTCATGATTAAATTGCAAAACAATATTCTAACTTAATTCTTTCTCTTTTCAGGACTTGAGCTTGGGGAAGATGATTGACATTGCCCGACATAGTAATGGACATTGCGCAACATAATAGGGGACTTTGcctccttgatgatgatacttCTTCTAGTAGCATTTCTAGGACTAGtcttttatcttcttatttTACTACTTCTGAGCAAAATTGTACGTTATGGCATTTTTGTTTAGGCCACCCTAATTTTCAATATATGGAACGTTTATTTTCTCATCTCTTCTCTAAAATTGATGTGTCTACCTTATCTCGTGATGTATGAATTCGAGCCAAACAACATCGAGTTTCTTTTACATCACAACCATACAAATCAATCCACTTTTTCACTATTGTTCATAGTGATTTCTGAGACCATCCAAGATAACAACCTCATCTAAAAAAAGGTGGTTCGTAACCTTTATTGATGACCATACCCATCTTACCTGGATCTTTCTTGTCTTCGACAAATCTAAGGTCACTTCTATCTTCTAGGACTTCTATAACACCGTAGAGACAAAGTTCAATACAAAGATTCTTATTTTACAGAGTGACAATGGTCGAGAGTTCCAAAACCACACCCTTAATGAATTTTTGTCTTCCAAAAGCATTGTCCACCAAAGTTCTTGCACCTATACCTCCCAACAAAATAGAGTAGCGAATGCAAAAACCGTCACCTTTTGGAATTTGCTCGTTCTCTTATGTTGTCTACTTCCCTTCCTTCCTATCTCTAGGACGATATTGTTCTAATTGCAACTCATCTTATGAACCGAATATCTTTTCATGTCCTACATCTCCAGACGCCCTTATATTGTCTTAAAGAGTCATGTTTCTCTACTCGCCTTATCTCTGATGTTCCTCTTCGGGTTTTCGAGTGCACAACCTATGTTCATAACCATGACCCTAACCCATCTAAGTTTACTCCTCGGGCTCAGGCATGTGTTTTTGTTGGTTACCCTCTACATCAACGAGGCTATAAATGCTTTTGACCGTCTTCCCGTAAATACTTTGTCTCTATGGATGTTACCTTTCTCGAAGATTGTCCTTTCTTTCCTGTTAGCCATCTTTAGAG
This genomic window contains:
- the LOC103485540 gene encoding guanylyl cyclase 1 isoform X2, with amino-acid sequence MRYKKRFSVSFSYFTVTFGADPNYSVESFYKDELANDLVRVDRLFQKALEAGIKIECRSLSKEDISLLMLSGIYVAIVLVDQHRLSGSWLEDILVSGICDSDSSYTGHYIVVCGYDAVADEFEIRDPASTRKHVRISSKCLDDARRCFGTDEDILLVSLEKSGKQMTESPHLSPNVNINC